Genomic segment of Malus domestica chromosome 15, GDT2T_hap1:
TGACACATGGGGGTTATTCTGACATCATGGTGGCTGATGAAAACTTCATTGTCCGTATTCCTGACAAACTACCTCTTGATGGTGCTGCTCCTCTCCTTTGTGCCGGGATCACAACTTACAGCCCCTTGAGACTTCATGGCCTTGACAGACCCGGTATGCATATTGGTGTGGTTGGTCTAGGTGGTCTAGGACATGCAGCCGTGAAGTTTGCCAAGGCTTTTGGGGTTAAGGTCACAGTGATTAGTACCTCCCCcaacaagaaggaagaagcaaTTAATCGTCTCAAAGCTGATTCATTTTTGGTTAGCCGTGAACAAGATCAAATGCAGGTAAATATTTAAACATTAATTTGCATTTGGATGACTTTAACAAGGTTTTGGTCACTGTGTTTATAGATAATTAAGGTGACCTAACTACATGTTGTCATTTTACTTTTGTAGGCTGCCATGGGCACAATGGATGGTATTATTGACACGGTTTCTGCAGTCCACCCTCTCTTGCCTTTACTTGGTTTGTTGAAGTCTAATGGGAAACTTGTAATGGTTGGTTTACCAGAAAAGCCTTTTGAGCTTCCAATTTTTCCACTGGTCGCGGGTAATTTTATGACATGACATATATTGTCATCGACTTGAATATAGGAAAACTAACATTGTTTATTAAGAGAAGTATTGCTTGAAAAGTTGCTTGTACATACTTTCTGGATGAAAACTAAAGTGGATAATAGTTTTATTAACAACCCTTCCTTCTGCAATTACAGGAGGGAAGATAGTAGCTGGTAGTTGCATTGGAGGTTTAAAGGAAACTCAAGAGATGATTGATTTTGCAGGCAAGCACAACATAACAGCTGACATCGAAGTTATTCCAATTGATTATTTGAATACAGCAATGGAGCGTCTTGCCAAAGCCGATGTTAGATACCGATTTGTCATCGACATTGGAAACACATTGAAGTCTGCCGCTTAAAATTTTCACATTCTAAACTCAAACAGTGGTGGGAGGAAAATAGATTGTGTTTTATTTGGTGGTCTACGTTGTTATTGTATACTTTCTTTTATAAACGTCTCTTCTAATCACGACCCATAGTACAATGTAATAGGCTATGTGGGTGTATACTTATTAATTAAGGAA
This window contains:
- the LOC103416068 gene encoding probable mannitol dehydrogenase, encoding MAKSPEQEHPKKAFGWAARDSSGVLSPFKFSRRVTGEKDVTFKVLYCGICHSDLHTIKSEWGITSYPLVPGHEIVGTVTQVGNKVQKFKVGDKVGVGCLVGSCQSCDNCSKNLENYCPKMIQTYGSKYHDGTMTHGGYSDIMVADENFIVRIPDKLPLDGAAPLLCAGITTYSPLRLHGLDRPGMHIGVVGLGGLGHAAVKFAKAFGVKVTVISTSPNKKEEAINRLKADSFLVSREQDQMQAAMGTMDGIIDTVSAVHPLLPLLGLLKSNGKLVMVGLPEKPFELPIFPLVAGGKIVAGSCIGGLKETQEMIDFAGKHNITADIEVIPIDYLNTAMERLAKADVRYRFVIDIGNTLKSAA